From a single Nostoc edaphicum CCNP1411 genomic region:
- a CDS encoding WD40 repeat domain-containing protein translates to MAAVALPVITWEGFYIHQAHAAVEVTPNSQATSSFGNAQLLYTLRGHKGTVKSLAFSPDSRILVSGGAENEGIIRLWNSANGKKLADINKAHKTSVESLVISPDGQTLVSCSNDNTINLWSLKNFKFSRSFVGHTSNVLSLAVSPDSKVLISGALDGIRIWDLLQQRPLGTLVRFDNLIYTLAISPDGQTLASGDNKGVIKLWNLSTGQLVSELPAHSNGVSAVIFTPDGQTLVSASRDRTVKLWNINTGEIVRTLTGHNNWVNAIAINPDGETLASAGRDGIKLWNLTTGELVNTLSGHTDWVSAIAFSPNGKILASGGFDQQIKIWGIPPKRK, encoded by the coding sequence ATGGCAGCTGTTGCCCTTCCAGTGATTACCTGGGAAGGGTTTTACATTCATCAAGCTCATGCTGCCGTTGAAGTAACGCCAAATTCCCAAGCTACCAGCAGCTTTGGTAATGCCCAACTACTTTACACACTTAGAGGACATAAAGGAACCGTTAAATCCCTCGCTTTTAGTCCAGATAGCAGAATACTTGTGAGTGGAGGTGCAGAAAACGAGGGTATAATTCGCCTCTGGAATTCCGCAAACGGCAAAAAGTTGGCGGATATTAACAAAGCACACAAAACATCTGTAGAATCTTTAGTTATTTCGCCAGATGGTCAAACCCTTGTTAGCTGTAGTAATGACAACACGATTAACCTCTGGAGCCTGAAAAATTTTAAATTTAGCCGCTCTTTTGTCGGACATACCAGTAACGTCTTATCTTTAGCGGTGTCTCCTGATAGTAAAGTTCTCATTAGTGGAGCTTTGGATGGGATTCGTATATGGGATTTGCTACAGCAACGCCCTCTAGGAACTCTAGTACGCTTTGATAATTTGATTTATACCCTAGCTATTAGTCCAGATGGACAGACCTTGGCTAGTGGTGATAATAAGGGTGTAATCAAGCTGTGGAATTTGAGTACTGGTCAATTAGTTAGTGAATTGCCAGCTCATTCTAATGGTGTGAGCGCTGTAATCTTTACACCAGATGGACAAACATTAGTTAGTGCAAGCCGCGATCGCACAGTCAAACTGTGGAATATTAATACTGGAGAAATAGTCCGCACCCTCACAGGACATAATAACTGGGTAAATGCGATCGCCATTAACCCTGATGGAGAAACCCTTGCTAGTGCTGGCAGGGATGGGATTAAATTGTGGAATTTAACTACAGGCGAGTTGGTAAATACACTAAGTGGACATACAGACTGGGTAAGTGCGATCGCTTTTAGTCCAAATGGTAAAATTCTTGCCAGTGGTGGTTTTGATCAACAAATCAAGATTTGGGGGATTCCACCAAAACGTAAATAA
- a CDS encoding chlorophyll a/b-binding protein, producing MTQTQPTITPKLEEPKFGFNEYAERLNGRAAMIGFALMLVIEYVTNQGVLSWLGLK from the coding sequence ATGACACAAACACAACCAACGATTACACCCAAACTAGAGGAGCCTAAGTTTGGCTTTAACGAATATGCCGAACGCTTGAATGGTCGAGCTGCAATGATTGGCTTCGCTTTGATGTTGGTGATTGAATATGTCACCAATCAAGGGGTGCTATCATGGCTGGGTCTGAAATAG
- a CDS encoding Ig-like domain-containing protein, producing MTKSKAFIQPLDRIAIALMLLLSVLIGLLVLQGDVVTARVREFTWQNQQIGAEDNSFTLTFSRPMEVKSVEENLKIEPPLAGKFSWAGRRMVYTLVTPAPYGTNYKVQLQGAKDKFAQQEGKNRVIQAFTGSFRTRDRVILYIGTNQEEQGRLVLYNLTEEQKRVLTPKDLVVMDFESFPDGEKILFSARTSNNQDLLSAQLYTVTTGVSGKSEQEVEPAGRVDLILDSKDYQNLKFDLSPDGETIVIQRGNKTNPGDFGLWFMPANSDGSAEKPTPKRLQSQPGGDFMITPDSQAVAVAQGQGAAILPLQGDASKPLDFLPQFGLVQAFSKDGSQAAMVKFNTDYTRDLFLVTNQGVQKQLLKTTGSILSCQFDIASPTLYCLLTQLVSKEQYIEQPYVVAIDLKSGQQKPLLVLPPAQRNVQMSLSADGLGLLFDQVVPQTNPPTSLPPNTLKTDDGDAIDTSSLWLMPLLPIADAETVEIRPEQLPFAGFRPRWLP from the coding sequence ATGACTAAATCTAAAGCATTTATTCAACCACTGGATCGGATAGCGATCGCACTAATGCTACTGCTGAGTGTGCTGATTGGGTTACTCGTATTGCAAGGTGATGTGGTAACTGCTCGTGTCCGGGAATTTACCTGGCAAAATCAACAAATTGGGGCAGAAGATAACTCCTTCACCCTCACCTTCAGCCGCCCAATGGAAGTAAAAAGCGTCGAGGAGAACTTAAAAATTGAGCCACCTCTAGCAGGTAAATTCAGTTGGGCAGGGCGGCGGATGGTTTATACGCTAGTGACACCAGCACCTTATGGCACAAATTATAAAGTGCAGTTACAGGGAGCCAAAGATAAGTTTGCCCAGCAAGAAGGCAAAAATCGGGTGATACAGGCCTTTACAGGTAGCTTCCGCACACGCGATCGCGTCATCCTTTACATCGGAACCAATCAAGAAGAACAGGGACGATTAGTTCTTTACAACTTAACCGAAGAGCAAAAAAGGGTACTTACCCCCAAAGATTTGGTAGTAATGGACTTTGAATCGTTTCCTGATGGCGAGAAAATTTTATTTTCTGCTCGCACCAGCAACAATCAAGACTTACTTTCAGCCCAGCTGTACACAGTGACAACAGGCGTTTCTGGTAAATCTGAACAAGAAGTAGAACCAGCAGGTAGAGTTGACCTGATTTTAGATAGTAAAGATTATCAAAATCTCAAATTTGACTTATCACCTGATGGGGAAACTATTGTCATCCAGCGGGGAAACAAAACTAATCCCGGCGACTTTGGACTATGGTTTATGCCAGCAAACAGCGACGGTTCAGCAGAAAAACCCACCCCTAAACGTCTGCAAAGCCAACCTGGGGGAGACTTTATGATCACACCAGATAGTCAAGCCGTAGCAGTTGCTCAAGGACAAGGGGCAGCAATTCTACCACTGCAAGGTGATGCTAGCAAACCCCTAGATTTTCTACCGCAGTTTGGTTTGGTACAGGCTTTCTCCAAAGATGGCTCTCAAGCAGCGATGGTAAAATTTAATACAGATTACACGCGAGATTTGTTTTTAGTGACAAACCAAGGTGTGCAGAAACAACTATTAAAAACTACAGGCTCAATTCTCAGCTGCCAATTTGACATCGCCTCACCCACTCTCTACTGCTTGCTAACACAGCTAGTATCCAAAGAACAATATATAGAACAGCCTTATGTGGTGGCAATTGATCTGAAAAGCGGACAACAAAAACCACTGCTAGTACTGCCTCCTGCTCAACGAAATGTGCAAATGAGTTTATCTGCCGACGGTTTAGGCTTGTTATTTGACCAAGTAGTACCGCAGACAAATCCCCCAACATCATTGCCCCCAAACACTTTGAAAACTGATGATGGAGATGCGATCGATACCAGTAGCCTGTGGTTAATGCCTCTGTTGCCCATCGCTGATGCTGAGACAGTTGAAATTAGACCAGAACAACTCCCCTTTGCTGGATTTCGTCCCCGATGGCTACCCTAA
- a CDS encoding sulfite oxidase — protein MSDENLFDQEDYLQARVDECIWQKSTDAGISRQRFLKILATMVGATAVAGLAKPAPAHSQTAIKTKGSKILKPLPPGYISHSKGTLEMNWEAMYGRGYLVPNDWFYVHNRHTPPPFDPITWRLKIHGTGVSAPCEFTYDEIVAMPSISVTCAIECAANGRRFFEEAYNTPLSGAKWRLGAIGVAEWTGVPLGMLLERAGLKATAKDVLVEGADVDSLDSKETNKSKFSSVVPISKALADNSLVVYAMNGEPLPPDHGQPCRVLFPGWGGNANVKWIERIEVSETPIYTQWVTEQMVLVGADYPAIAPYKGKLITYQNVKSAFELAWPATLSARTHLLRGRSWSGKGKITRVEVSLDGGKTWQFARLREPNFPFAWVRWDIEWNPIPGEYFLQARATDNLGNTQPSTVPWNDSGLLYGGIVSHPVTVRG, from the coding sequence TTGAGCGATGAAAACCTCTTTGATCAGGAAGATTACTTACAGGCACGGGTTGATGAGTGTATCTGGCAAAAAAGTACAGATGCAGGTATTTCGCGCCAGCGCTTTCTAAAAATACTAGCCACTATGGTTGGTGCAACAGCCGTCGCTGGGTTAGCTAAACCTGCACCTGCTCACAGCCAGACAGCTATTAAAACTAAAGGCAGTAAAATACTTAAGCCATTGCCACCAGGGTATATCTCTCATAGCAAAGGCACATTAGAGATGAACTGGGAAGCAATGTATGGGCGTGGTTATTTAGTACCAAATGATTGGTTCTATGTTCACAACCGCCATACACCTCCCCCTTTTGACCCGATTACATGGCGTTTGAAGATTCACGGAACTGGCGTTTCTGCACCTTGTGAGTTCACTTACGATGAAATCGTTGCCATGCCGTCCATCTCAGTCACTTGTGCTATTGAGTGTGCTGCTAATGGTCGGCGCTTCTTTGAAGAAGCTTACAACACACCACTCTCTGGAGCAAAATGGAGACTTGGAGCTATTGGTGTGGCTGAGTGGACTGGTGTACCGCTTGGCATGTTATTAGAGCGAGCTGGATTGAAAGCCACAGCGAAAGATGTACTAGTAGAGGGTGCAGATGTGGATTCGCTGGATTCAAAGGAGACAAATAAATCCAAGTTCAGCAGTGTAGTTCCAATTAGTAAGGCATTAGCAGATAACTCGCTCGTTGTCTATGCAATGAACGGAGAACCATTACCTCCAGATCACGGTCAGCCATGCCGTGTTTTATTCCCTGGTTGGGGAGGAAACGCCAACGTTAAATGGATTGAGCGGATTGAAGTTTCGGAAACACCGATATATACCCAGTGGGTGACAGAGCAAATGGTGCTGGTTGGTGCAGATTATCCAGCGATCGCACCATATAAAGGTAAGCTGATTACCTATCAAAATGTTAAGAGCGCTTTCGAGTTGGCTTGGCCTGCTACACTTTCGGCTCGAACTCACTTACTGCGTGGACGTTCTTGGTCTGGGAAAGGAAAGATTACGCGTGTGGAAGTCAGCCTAGATGGCGGTAAAACTTGGCAATTCGCACGACTCAGAGAACCAAACTTTCCATTTGCATGGGTACGCTGGGACATTGAATGGAACCCAATTCCTGGGGAATATTTTCTCCAAGCTCGTGCTACTGACAATTTAGGTAATACACAACCGAGTACAGTTCCGTGGAATGATTCTGGATTGCTATACGGAGGCATTGTTAGCCATCCGGTGACAGTACGGGGATGA
- a CDS encoding TIGR03943 family putative permease subunit — MTNKNPKSKILNLLLPWLDALAITAWGVLMLRYWQTNKLNLLIHPNFFGLVIVAGIGFIIIGLFKMQELWKRRRRDVTPNMQHISLFPPGWGSAFLLITVILGFIITPQVFASDKALQGGVTTDLLGSTRVKPQAFRVTVRPEERSLVDWVRTLNVYPEPDAYTGQKVKVQGFVIHPPDIGKEYLFLARFVLTCCAADAYPVGLPVKLQNNQERYSPDTWLEVEGQMVTESLGDKRKLTIAATSLKKIPQPENPYSY; from the coding sequence ATGACTAACAAAAATCCCAAATCTAAAATCCTAAATCTGTTACTCCCTTGGCTGGATGCCCTAGCAATTACAGCTTGGGGTGTTTTGATGTTGAGATATTGGCAAACTAACAAGCTTAACCTATTGATTCACCCAAATTTCTTTGGGTTGGTGATTGTGGCTGGTATCGGCTTCATCATTATTGGTTTATTCAAGATGCAGGAACTTTGGAAACGGCGTCGCCGTGATGTGACGCCAAACATGCAGCATATTAGTTTATTTCCCCCTGGTTGGGGCAGTGCTTTCTTGTTGATTACAGTGATTCTAGGTTTTATTATTACACCGCAAGTTTTTGCTAGTGATAAAGCACTCCAAGGGGGTGTGACTACTGATTTATTGGGAAGCACACGTGTTAAACCTCAAGCCTTTCGGGTTACTGTTCGTCCAGAAGAGCGATCGCTCGTAGACTGGGTACGCACCCTCAATGTCTATCCAGAACCAGATGCATATACAGGGCAAAAAGTCAAGGTGCAGGGATTTGTGATCCACCCGCCCGATATAGGAAAAGAATATTTGTTTTTAGCACGATTTGTCTTAACTTGCTGTGCAGCAGATGCTTACCCTGTGGGATTGCCCGTTAAACTACAAAATAATCAAGAGCGTTACTCCCCTGATACCTGGCTAGAAGTTGAAGGACAAATGGTGACAGAAAGTTTGGGAGATAAACGCAAACTTACCATTGCCGCTACCTCTCTCAAAAAGATTCCTCAACCGGAGAATCCTTATAGTTATTAG
- a CDS encoding sulfite exporter TauE/SafE family protein: protein MIDYSWLILVTGGLISGVIAGLLGIGGGIVTIPLLVTLGYTPVQAIATSSLAIVITSISGSLQNWWMGYFDFKRVIYLGIPAFLTTGIGVYFANKIPSYIILFTFGIILLANIYLIELRKQLAFKDTENTAPIFNPLVSKIGTGGAAGILAGLFGLGGGTIMVPLQMLLLGEDIKVAIQTSLGVIVITALAACTGHTLEGNILFVQGIVLGCGGLLGVQMSTRTLPKLPDSTVSLGLRIFLGILSIYIFWEAWINYQVIV, encoded by the coding sequence ATGATTGATTATAGTTGGTTGATTTTAGTGACGGGGGGTCTAATATCTGGAGTCATAGCTGGACTTTTAGGAATAGGTGGCGGTATTGTCACAATTCCTCTTTTAGTCACACTAGGCTATACTCCCGTTCAGGCGATCGCTACTAGTAGTCTTGCTATTGTAATTACTTCAATTTCTGGAAGTTTGCAGAATTGGTGGATGGGCTACTTTGACTTTAAACGAGTAATTTACTTAGGAATTCCAGCTTTTCTAACTACTGGAATAGGTGTATATTTCGCCAATAAAATTCCATCTTATATAATACTTTTTACATTTGGCATCATCCTACTCGCTAATATCTATTTGATTGAGCTTCGCAAGCAATTGGCCTTTAAAGATACAGAGAATACAGCACCAATATTTAACCCATTAGTTTCTAAAATCGGCACTGGGGGAGCAGCAGGTATTTTAGCAGGTTTATTCGGCTTAGGTGGCGGTACGATTATGGTGCCACTGCAAATGTTGCTACTAGGAGAAGACATTAAAGTAGCAATTCAAACTAGTTTGGGTGTAATTGTCATCACTGCTTTAGCTGCCTGTACAGGACACACATTAGAGGGAAATATTCTGTTTGTTCAAGGTATAGTTTTGGGATGTGGAGGTCTTTTAGGCGTTCAAATGAGTACTCGCACATTGCCAAAACTACCAGATTCCACAGTGAGTTTAGGACTTCGTATTTTCTTAGGAATACTATCAATCTATATTTTTTGGGAAGCTTGGATAAATTATCAAGTGATAGTTTAA
- a CDS encoding permease, protein MNQLNNGFTIFLSLLVEAMPFLLLGVLFSSLLLFFVDERKLVEKMPTNPLLGALVGSMIGFLFPVCECGNVPVARRFLMQGVPTPVAIGFLLAAPTINPIVIWATWTAFRDQPEIVVLRVVFSLAIATIIGFVFSFQKDLNPIVQPAIARYMKFNPPAQPETKRRGKRYQVQQEAPVSNLLQSGTYILGGKAGIPLRIDPSVVPPTLISTTSKPLGDKLRLVVDNSIQELRELGGVMILGSAIAAAIQVLAPRDLILSLGAGPISSILVMLILAVVVSICSTVDSFFALSFASTFSSGSLLAFLVFGPMIDIKSVGLMLSIFKPKTIFYLFAVAAQLTFLFTLFLNLHVF, encoded by the coding sequence ATGAATCAATTGAACAATGGTTTTACGATATTTCTAAGTCTGCTAGTCGAGGCGATGCCTTTTTTGCTTCTTGGGGTTTTATTCTCCAGTTTGCTGCTATTTTTTGTTGATGAGCGCAAACTAGTAGAAAAAATGCCCACAAATCCGCTGCTGGGTGCTTTAGTTGGCAGCATGATCGGCTTTTTATTTCCGGTGTGTGAGTGTGGGAATGTACCGGTAGCGCGGCGGTTCCTAATGCAGGGAGTACCCACACCAGTCGCAATTGGTTTTTTGCTAGCAGCACCAACAATTAACCCAATTGTAATTTGGGCAACTTGGACAGCATTTCGAGATCAGCCAGAAATAGTGGTCTTACGAGTCGTATTTTCCCTAGCAATTGCTACAATTATCGGGTTTGTTTTCAGTTTTCAAAAGGACTTAAATCCCATAGTCCAACCTGCGATCGCTCGTTATATGAAGTTTAATCCACCCGCGCAGCCTGAAACTAAACGCCGTGGTAAGCGTTATCAAGTACAACAGGAAGCACCTGTATCGAATCTCTTGCAATCCGGGACTTATATCTTAGGGGGAAAAGCAGGTATACCTCTGCGGATAGATCCTAGTGTGGTACCGCCTACCTTAATCTCTACCACCAGTAAACCGCTGGGAGATAAACTCCGCTTAGTGGTGGATAATAGCATCCAAGAATTGCGGGAATTGGGCGGAGTGATGATTTTAGGAAGTGCGATCGCTGCGGCCATTCAAGTTCTAGCCCCCCGTGACTTAATCCTCAGTTTAGGTGCTGGGCCTATTAGCTCAATTCTGGTGATGCTGATATTAGCAGTAGTAGTGTCAATTTGTTCTACAGTCGATTCTTTCTTTGCTCTATCTTTTGCCTCAACCTTTAGCAGTGGTTCATTACTGGCATTTCTCGTCTTTGGGCCAATGATTGACATCAAAAGTGTTGGTTTGATGTTATCTATTTTTAAACCCAAAACTATCTTTTACTTATTTGCTGTAGCAGCACAGTTGACATTTCTGTTCACTCTTTTTCTGAATTTACACGTCTTTTAA
- the ald gene encoding alanine dehydrogenase codes for MEIGVPKENKDQEFRVGLSPSSVRVLRENGHSIFVETQAGNGAGFSDDDYKSAGAEIVPTSETAWNRELVVKVKEPLTSEYKFLQKGQILFTYLHLAADRKLTEHLIDCGTTAIAYETVEQPGANKLPLLTPMSIIAGRLAVQFGARFLERQQGGRGVLLGGVPGVKPGKVVILGGGVVGTEAAKIAVGMGAIVQILDVSVERLSYLETLFGSRVELLYSNSAHIEAAVKEADLLIGAVLVLGRRAPILVSRELVKQMRPGSVIVDVAVDQGGCIETLHPTSHTNPVYIEEGVVHYGVPNMPGAVPWTATQALNNSTLPYVVQLANLGIMALEVNPALAKGVNVRNHHLVHPAVQEVFPDLVN; via the coding sequence ATGGAAATCGGCGTTCCCAAGGAAAATAAGGATCAAGAATTTCGTGTAGGTTTAAGTCCTTCTAGCGTGCGGGTGCTGCGAGAAAATGGTCATAGCATCTTCGTCGAGACGCAAGCAGGTAATGGTGCTGGATTCTCTGATGACGACTACAAAAGTGCTGGAGCCGAGATTGTCCCGACATCAGAAACAGCTTGGAATAGAGAATTGGTTGTTAAAGTTAAAGAGCCGCTGACATCTGAGTATAAATTTTTGCAGAAAGGGCAGATATTATTTACTTATTTACATTTAGCAGCCGATCGCAAATTGACAGAGCATTTAATTGATTGTGGCACAACTGCGATCGCCTACGAAACTGTAGAACAACCTGGTGCTAACAAACTACCCTTGCTCACCCCCATGAGCATAATTGCCGGTCGGCTAGCAGTACAATTTGGGGCCAGATTCCTAGAACGTCAGCAAGGTGGTAGAGGTGTACTTTTGGGCGGTGTCCCTGGAGTCAAACCAGGAAAAGTAGTAATTTTAGGTGGCGGCGTTGTCGGCACAGAAGCAGCTAAAATTGCCGTGGGGATGGGTGCGATCGTCCAGATTTTAGATGTGAGTGTCGAGCGTTTATCTTATTTAGAAACTCTTTTTGGCTCTAGAGTCGAATTGCTTTACAGCAACTCTGCTCATATTGAAGCCGCCGTTAAAGAAGCAGATTTACTCATCGGTGCAGTTTTAGTGTTAGGACGTAGGGCACCAATATTAGTATCCCGGGAATTGGTCAAACAAATGCGTCCTGGTTCTGTAATAGTTGATGTAGCTGTTGACCAAGGTGGTTGCATAGAAACCTTACACCCCACATCCCACACTAATCCGGTATACATTGAAGAGGGTGTGGTGCATTATGGCGTTCCCAATATGCCAGGAGCAGTACCTTGGACAGCAACTCAGGCACTTAATAATAGTACATTACCTTATGTTGTCCAGTTGGCAAATTTGGGAATTATGGCACTGGAAGTTAACCCAGCATTAGCTAAGGGTGTGAACGTGCGGAATCATCATTTAGTGCATCCGGCTGTGCAAGAGGTATTCCCTGATTTGGTCAATTAA